The following proteins are encoded in a genomic region of Bosea beijingensis:
- a CDS encoding IclR family transcriptional regulator yields MTMPEERQTGRRRAAAPADQAPRKDDALMVNSVEKAFRVLSAFGRQHQTLNLSQVASETGMDVSAAQRFTHTLTKLGYLRKDAQTKRFELTAKTLDLGYHFVRSSRLLDRAMPYLMHLSKETEETVNLTVREETEIIFVSRFLSRHVLNTDVIIGTRMPAYATAPGIAMLSRLPEDEAMAIIDASDRRVYTPSTTWQREALREKLRRSAAQGYATAFEEVYIGDASIAAVVVDHHGRPEAAVNIATSTSRYSHEEVVSRFSSLVIAAAHAISRV; encoded by the coding sequence ATGACGATGCCCGAAGAGAGACAGACCGGCCGCAGGCGCGCGGCCGCGCCGGCCGACCAGGCGCCCCGCAAGGACGACGCGCTGATGGTCAATTCGGTGGAGAAGGCCTTTCGCGTGCTCTCGGCCTTCGGTCGCCAGCACCAGACGCTGAACCTGTCGCAGGTCGCATCTGAAACGGGGATGGATGTCAGCGCCGCCCAGCGCTTCACCCATACGCTCACCAAGCTCGGATACCTGCGCAAGGACGCACAGACCAAGCGCTTCGAGCTGACGGCGAAGACGCTCGATCTCGGCTACCATTTCGTCCGCAGCAGCCGGTTGCTCGACCGGGCGATGCCTTATCTCATGCATCTCAGCAAGGAGACCGAGGAGACGGTGAACCTGACCGTGCGCGAGGAGACCGAGATCATCTTCGTCTCGCGCTTCCTCAGCCGGCACGTCCTCAACACCGACGTCATCATCGGCACGCGCATGCCCGCCTATGCCACGGCGCCGGGCATCGCCATGCTGTCGCGCCTGCCCGAGGACGAGGCGATGGCGATCATCGACGCCTCCGACCGCCGCGTCTACACGCCCTCCACGACCTGGCAGCGCGAGGCTCTGCGCGAAAAGCTGCGCCGGTCGGCGGCGCAGGGCTACGCCACGGCCTTCGAGGAAGTCTATATCGGCGACGCCTCGATCGCCGCCGTGGTGGTCGACCATCACGGCCGCCCGGAGGCCGCCGTCAACATCGCGACCTCGACCTCGCGCTATAGCCATGAGGAGGTCGTCTCGCGCTTCTCCTCGCTGGTCATCGCCGCCGCTCACGCCATCTCGCGCGTCTGA
- a CDS encoding (2Fe-2S)-binding protein, translating into MERSQAQFRRVAFRGGAAVTLSFDGVPIHATGGDSVLAALLENGALVRRLEFGAAPRAGFCLMGACQDCWVWSAAGGRIRACTTPVSEGMELFAEPQGMVPAHG; encoded by the coding sequence ATGGAACGTTCCCAGGCGCAGTTCCGCCGCGTGGCATTCCGGGGCGGAGCGGCGGTGACCCTCAGCTTCGATGGCGTGCCGATCCACGCGACCGGCGGTGACAGCGTTCTCGCCGCACTGCTGGAGAACGGCGCCCTCGTCCGCCGGCTGGAATTCGGGGCCGCGCCGCGCGCCGGCTTCTGCCTGATGGGCGCCTGCCAGGATTGTTGGGTCTGGAGCGCGGCCGGCGGCCGGATCAGGGCCTGCACCACGCCTGTTAGCGAAGGCATGGAGCTCTTCGCCGAACCGCAGGGCATGGTACCTGCCCATGGCTGA
- a CDS encoding NAD(P)/FAD-dependent oxidoreductase, with protein MAEIVIIGAGPAGISAAELLVANGLKPILIDEGARAGGQGYRRPADDLALDMARLMGSEAGRYAALHARFAALQPRIDYRPQTLVWAIDGKRLHLLRDGRAETLDCERLLIASGAMDRIAPLPGWTTPGVFTLGGAQVALKDQGCLIGSRVAFLGSSPLLTLAAKQYRAMGAEIAVIADTTPFSAKLAAMPALLGAPRTLLRGLWYMASALRAGIPMLHGVTPVAVEGDGRVEALVLRDGSGRERRFACDAIALGYGLKPETQLADLAGAAFAYDPDFRLFLPKIDGFGRARPGLYLAGDGVRIGGADAAEVSGTLAAHAILSDLGRAQDIVIRPLARRVTRLRDFQRGLARAFIWPKEQIAALPASVTLCRCENVSIGEVRTAMAKALGPVEVNRVKAMTRCGMGRCQGRVCGPALQEIVATGTGQGGEAAGRLRGQAPVKPIALAAAEEPA; from the coding sequence ATGGCTGAGATCGTCATCATCGGCGCCGGCCCGGCCGGGATCAGCGCCGCGGAGCTGCTGGTTGCGAACGGGCTGAAGCCCATCCTGATCGATGAAGGCGCCCGCGCCGGCGGACAGGGCTATCGCCGGCCAGCCGATGACCTCGCTCTCGACATGGCCAGGCTGATGGGCTCCGAGGCTGGTCGATACGCCGCCCTGCATGCCCGCTTCGCCGCCCTGCAGCCCCGGATCGACTACCGGCCCCAGACATTGGTCTGGGCGATCGACGGCAAGCGCCTGCATCTGCTGCGCGACGGCCGGGCCGAGACGCTCGATTGCGAAAGGCTGCTGATCGCCAGCGGGGCGATGGACCGGATCGCGCCTCTGCCGGGCTGGACGACGCCCGGCGTCTTCACGCTCGGCGGAGCGCAGGTCGCGCTCAAGGACCAGGGCTGCCTGATCGGCAGCCGCGTCGCCTTCCTCGGCTCCTCGCCATTGCTGACGCTGGCAGCAAAGCAATACCGCGCCATGGGTGCCGAGATCGCCGTAATCGCCGATACGACGCCATTCTCCGCCAAGCTCGCCGCGATGCCGGCCCTGCTCGGCGCGCCGCGCACGCTATTGCGCGGGCTCTGGTACATGGCGTCGGCCCTGCGCGCGGGCATCCCGATGCTGCATGGCGTGACACCGGTCGCCGTCGAAGGAGACGGCCGCGTCGAGGCTCTCGTCCTGCGTGACGGCAGCGGACGGGAACGGCGGTTTGCCTGCGACGCAATCGCGCTCGGCTATGGCCTGAAGCCCGAGACGCAGCTCGCCGATCTCGCTGGGGCAGCCTTCGCCTATGATCCGGATTTCCGCTTGTTCCTGCCGAAGATCGACGGCTTCGGCCGGGCACGGCCGGGGCTCTACCTCGCCGGCGACGGCGTGCGGATAGGCGGCGCCGATGCGGCCGAGGTGAGCGGGACGCTCGCCGCCCATGCCATCCTCTCCGATCTCGGCCGGGCGCAGGACATTGTGATCAGGCCGCTGGCGCGGCGTGTCACCCGGCTGCGCGATTTCCAGCGCGGATTGGCCCGCGCCTTCATCTGGCCGAAGGAGCAGATCGCCGCCCTCCCCGCTTCCGTCACGCTCTGCCGCTGCGAGAACGTCTCCATCGGCGAGGTGCGCACCGCCATGGCGAAGGCGCTCGGCCCCGTCGAGGTCAACCGCGTCAAGGCGATGACCCGCTGCGGCATGGGCCGCTGCCAGGGCCGCGTCTGCGGGCCGGCCCTGCAGGAGATCGTCGCGACGGGAACAGGACAAGGCGGAGAAGCCGCCGGCCGCCTGCGCGGGCAGGCACCGGTCAAGCCGATCGCGCTCGCCGCTGCGGAAGAACCGGCATGA
- a CDS encoding NAD(P)/FAD-dependent oxidoreductase, whose product MSTQTTDVAIVGGGLIGAWTAFFLAKRGQRVTLIEKGVVGEQSSGVNFGNLRLQGRFPGQYPLSLRSQALWEDFEALIGEDCEFEQTGHLYLAYDEEEHTKLEGYAKVSEAYGLAIERVGPADLRRRWPWLSERAVAATFSARDATANPRLATPAVARAAARQGATILENTRVTAVERSGDGFSLTLADGNRISSGALVNCAGAWALEIAERFGETAPVFPAGPPQFVTEPFPYRIEPSVQAIDGSVIFRQIPRGNIILAGYPRTAADPQANHAPVPPAKTLAAMRALARVAPMLAQCHVIRVWSGIEAYLPDMIPVIGRSGTTPGLFHAFGFCGHGFQIGPGVGLCLSEMILDGETQTPLEPFAITRFRAAATVSEKFLREFDSAPKRA is encoded by the coding sequence ATGAGCACGCAAACGACCGACGTCGCGATCGTCGGCGGCGGATTGATCGGGGCCTGGACCGCCTTCTTCCTCGCAAAGCGCGGCCAGCGTGTGACGCTGATCGAGAAGGGCGTCGTCGGAGAACAGTCGAGCGGCGTCAATTTCGGCAATCTGCGCCTGCAGGGCCGCTTTCCCGGCCAGTACCCGCTGTCGCTGCGCTCGCAGGCGCTGTGGGAGGATTTCGAGGCGCTGATCGGCGAGGATTGCGAGTTCGAACAGACCGGCCATCTCTACCTCGCCTATGACGAAGAGGAGCACACGAAGCTCGAAGGCTATGCAAAGGTCTCCGAAGCCTATGGGCTCGCGATCGAACGGGTCGGCCCCGCCGATCTGCGCCGTCGCTGGCCCTGGCTCAGCGAGCGCGCCGTCGCCGCAACCTTCTCTGCCCGCGATGCCACCGCCAATCCAAGGCTGGCTACTCCGGCCGTGGCACGAGCGGCTGCGAGACAGGGCGCCACCATCCTGGAAAACACACGCGTCACGGCCGTCGAGCGCTCCGGCGACGGCTTTTCGCTGACGCTGGCCGACGGCAACCGGATAAGCTCCGGCGCTCTGGTCAACTGTGCCGGGGCCTGGGCGCTGGAAATCGCGGAGCGCTTCGGCGAGACCGCGCCGGTCTTCCCGGCCGGGCCGCCGCAATTCGTGACCGAGCCGTTCCCCTACCGGATCGAACCCTCGGTACAGGCGATCGACGGCTCGGTGATCTTCCGCCAGATTCCGCGCGGCAACATCATCCTCGCCGGCTACCCGCGCACGGCGGCCGATCCGCAGGCGAACCACGCCCCGGTGCCGCCCGCCAAGACGCTCGCAGCGATGCGGGCGCTCGCCCGTGTCGCGCCGATGCTGGCGCAATGCCATGTCATCCGCGTCTGGTCCGGCATCGAGGCCTATCTGCCGGACATGATCCCGGTGATCGGCCGCAGCGGAACGACGCCCGGTCTGTTCCATGCCTTCGGTTTCTGCGGCCACGGCTTCCAGATCGGCCCCGGCGTCGGCCTTTGCCTCAGCGAAATGATCCTCGACGGCGAAACGCAGACGCCGCTAGAGCCCTTCGCGATCACCCGTTTCCGCGCGGCCGCAACCGTGAGCGAAAAGTTTCTGCGGGAATTCGACAGCGCTCCGAAGCGGGCATAG
- a CDS encoding porin: protein MHRDXAGPPHDDDEEEEGEDGADDSPRGFIAPLSNTCIAISGTVNAGIQRDDYKANALARATGQVPQNASSFPLSSSFRIETGQTLADGRYLASAFEFSVDTNSEGGSELTMSEASVTFGAFAFGLAGSRFDFWTGGDFAFIGRIPSRTVALIGYERQLTDGLGLSLSAEDTAVDRRTVVPAGSRFPDGVVRLLYEQDGLTLHGGVAVRDVPGAGGAHRLGRAAILGATWERTVLDRPLTLTAQIAGAVNAAPYLGSRLDQRTAFSVLTSDLTMRGWTGVIAIGREWTDEWSSNAYISRYRLSVPNPSGLAGRIQIDRVAANLIWAPIDGLRLGLEGSLAWQKLDLAGNARAASLNGRQSSAQLFVERSF, encoded by the coding sequence CTGCATCGCGATCNGGCGGGGCCCCCCCACGACGATGACGAGGAGGAGGAAGGCGAGGACGGAGCCGATGACAGCCCCCGCGGCTTCATCGCGCCCCTCTCCAACACCTGCATCGCGATCTCGGGCACGGTCAATGCCGGTATCCAGCGCGACGATTACAAGGCGAATGCGCTGGCGCGGGCAACAGGGCAGGTGCCGCAGAATGCGTCCAGCTTTCCCCTGAGCAGCAGCTTCCGGATCGAGACCGGGCAGACGCTCGCCGACGGCCGCTATCTGGCGAGCGCCTTCGAGTTCTCCGTGGACACCAATAGCGAGGGCGGCAGCGAGCTCACCATGAGCGAAGCCAGCGTCACCTTCGGGGCCTTCGCCTTCGGGCTGGCAGGCTCGCGCTTCGATTTCTGGACCGGCGGCGACTTCGCCTTCATCGGGCGCATTCCAAGCCGCACCGTCGCGCTGATCGGCTATGAGCGGCAATTGACCGACGGGCTCGGCCTGTCGCTTTCGGCCGAGGACACCGCGGTCGACCGGCGCACGGTGGTGCCGGCGGGAAGCCGCTTCCCGGACGGTGTCGTGCGCCTGCTCTATGAACAGGATGGGCTGACGCTGCATGGCGGCGTCGCGGTGCGGGACGTGCCGGGCGCCGGCGGCGCCCACCGCCTCGGCCGGGCCGCCATCCTTGGCGCGACCTGGGAGCGGACTGTGCTGGACCGGCCGCTGACGCTGACGGCCCAGATTGCCGGCGCGGTCAACGCCGCTCCCTATCTCGGCTCGCGGCTCGACCAGCGCACCGCTTTTTCAGTCCTGACCAGCGACCTCACGATGCGCGGCTGGACCGGTGTGATCGCGATCGGGCGCGAATGGACGGATGAGTGGTCGAGCAACGCCTATATCAGCCGCTACCGGCTTTCGGTGCCGAATCCATCCGGGCTGGCGGGCAGGATCCAGATCGACCGCGTGGCGGCGAATCTGATCTGGGCACCGATCGATGGGCTGCGGCTCGGCCTGGAAGGCTCGCTCGCCTGGCAAAAGCTCGACCTTGCCGGAAATGCGCGCGCCGCGAGCCTCAACGGCCGCCAGAGCTCGGCGCAGCTCTTCGTCGAGCGCAGCTTTTGA
- a CDS encoding amino acid ABC transporter substrate-binding protein: MSKANWFCRSGLGLAAFVSLALPAGAGTLDSVKQRGTLQCGVSEGVAGFSEKDAQGNWRGFDVDLCRAVAAVVLGDAGKVAFTPLSASQRFDALKGGKVDLLARNSTWTLGREAELGLAFAGITYHDGQGFLAKRALKVDTALSLDKANICVEAGTTTQLNLADFFKANSMTYEEKVYPSAAEAFAAFEGGQCDVLTRDQSALHGDRLRLAKPAEAIVLPDVISKEPLGPVVRSDDFPWFTLVKWVGFALVNAEELGISSANLDEALRSQKPDARRFIGAEGGFGKALGLDADWAVRAVKAGGNYAEIYERNLGTGSKLGIPRGLNQLWSMGGILYAPPLR, from the coding sequence ATGTCGAAGGCCAACTGGTTTTGCCGCAGCGGTCTCGGTCTCGCCGCCTTCGTCAGCCTCGCCCTTCCGGCCGGCGCCGGCACGCTCGACAGCGTCAAGCAGCGCGGCACGCTGCAATGCGGTGTCAGCGAGGGCGTCGCCGGCTTCTCCGAGAAGGACGCGCAGGGGAACTGGCGCGGCTTCGATGTCGATCTCTGCCGCGCCGTTGCCGCGGTCGTGCTCGGCGACGCGGGCAAGGTCGCCTTCACGCCGCTCTCCGCAAGCCAGCGCTTCGATGCGCTGAAGGGCGGCAAGGTCGACCTGCTGGCGCGCAACTCGACCTGGACGCTCGGCCGCGAGGCCGAGCTGGGCCTCGCCTTCGCCGGTATCACCTATCATGACGGCCAGGGCTTCCTGGCGAAGCGCGCGCTCAAGGTCGACACGGCGCTCTCGCTCGACAAGGCGAATATCTGCGTCGAGGCCGGCACCACCACGCAGCTCAACCTCGCCGATTTCTTCAAGGCCAACTCCATGACCTACGAGGAAAAGGTCTATCCGAGTGCGGCCGAAGCCTTCGCCGCCTTCGAGGGCGGGCAGTGCGACGTGCTGACCCGCGACCAGTCGGCGCTGCATGGCGACCGGCTCAGGCTGGCGAAGCCGGCCGAGGCGATCGTGCTGCCGGACGTGATCTCGAAGGAGCCGCTCGGGCCGGTGGTGCGCAGCGACGACTTTCCCTGGTTCACCCTGGTGAAATGGGTGGGTTTCGCGCTAGTCAATGCCGAGGAGCTCGGCATCTCCAGCGCCAATCTCGACGAGGCGCTCAGATCCCAGAAGCCGGATGCGCGCCGCTTCATCGGTGCTGAGGGCGGTTTCGGCAAGGCGCTCGGCCTCGATGCCGACTGGGCGGTCCGGGCCGTCAAGGCCGGCGGCAACTATGCCGAGATCTACGAGCGCAATCTCGGCACCGGCTCGAAGCTCGGCATCCCGCGCGGCCTCAACCAGCTCTGGAGCATGGGCGGCATCCTCTACGCCCCGCCGCTGCGCTGA
- a CDS encoding L,D-transpeptidase, producing MNPTIRSTLRGLVVSGLGLVPLLALPGAAVAQPRPPAAVDETMEIGEEPGRVSTEDATITEGPYARQMVLFRSNEAPGTVVIHSAERFLYVVQGNGRALRYGIGVGREGFTWSGQVQVSRKAEWPDWRPPPEMLQRQPYLPRFMAGGPGNPMGARALYLGSTVFRIHGTNQPETIGQAVSSGCFRLANGDIADLYERVPIGTKVVIRHKATL from the coding sequence ATGAACCCGACCATCCGAAGCACGCTGCGCGGCCTCGTCGTCTCAGGACTAGGGCTCGTGCCGCTTCTCGCGCTGCCCGGCGCGGCGGTAGCGCAGCCGCGCCCGCCGGCGGCGGTCGATGAGACGATGGAGATCGGCGAGGAGCCGGGCCGCGTCTCGACCGAGGACGCCACAATCACCGAGGGGCCCTACGCCCGCCAGATGGTGCTCTTCCGCTCGAACGAGGCGCCGGGCACGGTGGTGATCCATTCGGCCGAGCGCTTCCTCTACGTGGTGCAGGGCAATGGCCGCGCGCTGCGCTACGGGATCGGTGTCGGCCGCGAGGGCTTCACCTGGTCCGGCCAGGTCCAGGTCAGCCGCAAGGCAGAATGGCCGGACTGGCGCCCGCCGCCGGAAATGCTGCAGCGCCAGCCCTATCTGCCGCGCTTCATGGCCGGCGGTCCGGGCAATCCGATGGGCGCGCGGGCGCTCTATCTCGGCTCGACCGTGTTCCGCATCCACGGCACCAACCAGCCCGAGACGATCGGCCAGGCGGTCTCGTCGGGCTGCTTCCGGCTTGCCAATGGCGACATCGCCGATCTCTACGAGCGCGTGCCGATCGGCACCAAGGTCGTGATCCGCCACAAGGCGACGCTGTGA
- a CDS encoding ABC transporter permease: MTAATEPSAPAKRTGWRRLFRRIAPGGAARWTLLWALVVVAAWILVAATIDLWTPYDPVALAGRRLQPPSMAHWLGTDALGRDVLIRTLYGVRFSLPIAVGVLVVAVAIGCAIGAFAGYVGGLADAVLMRLADITLSFPAMLLAMAVAATLGPGLLNAGIAMVVVWWPIYARLMRAQVLAVRSLEHVEAAVAIGASRRRVLFGHVLPLCWTPILVNATADLSQIILLVAGLSFIGLGARPPTPEWGQMVAEGATSFYNWWIAAGPGLAILSLSLAFSFIGDTIRDLLDTRSRT; encoded by the coding sequence ATGACGGCCGCGACCGAGCCTTCGGCCCCCGCAAAGCGGACCGGCTGGCGCCGGCTCTTCCGCAGGATCGCGCCCGGCGGCGCTGCCCGCTGGACCTTGCTCTGGGCCCTGGTCGTCGTCGCCGCCTGGATTCTCGTCGCGGCGACGATCGATCTCTGGACGCCCTATGATCCGGTGGCGCTGGCGGGGCGCCGGTTGCAGCCGCCGAGCATGGCCCATTGGCTCGGCACCGACGCCCTGGGGCGCGACGTCCTGATCCGCACGCTCTATGGCGTCCGCTTCTCGCTGCCGATCGCGGTGGGCGTGCTCGTCGTGGCCGTCGCCATCGGCTGTGCGATCGGGGCTTTTGCCGGCTATGTCGGGGGGCTTGCGGACGCAGTCCTGATGCGCCTCGCCGATATCACGCTGTCGTTTCCGGCCATGCTGCTCGCCATGGCGGTTGCCGCCACGCTCGGGCCGGGGCTGCTCAATGCCGGCATCGCCATGGTCGTGGTCTGGTGGCCGATCTATGCGCGGCTGATGCGGGCCCAGGTTCTCGCTGTGCGCTCGCTGGAGCATGTCGAGGCGGCGGTGGCGATCGGCGCGTCGCGGCGGCGCGTCCTGTTCGGCCATGTGCTGCCGCTGTGCTGGACGCCGATCCTGGTCAATGCCACGGCCGATCTCAGCCAGATCATCCTGCTGGTGGCGGGGCTCAGCTTCATCGGCCTGGGCGCGCGGCCGCCGACGCCGGAATGGGGCCAGATGGTCGCGGAGGGCGCAACCAGTTTCTACAATTGGTGGATCGCGGCGGGGCCGGGCCTCGCCATTCTGTCGCTGTCGCTCGCGTTCAGCTTCATCGGTGACACGATACGCGATCTTCTCGACACCCGGTCGAGGACCTAG
- a CDS encoding ABC transporter permease — translation MLKVALQRLAMMPFLLLGIITVAFFLTQVTKGDPLAALIGERQMNNPVVVAAAKERWGLDRPLAERYLVYVGNLARGDMGTSFRTRQPVASDLAQRLPATLELVIAAVLVGGGVGTVLGLVAAKMKDRAADTGIRIFALVGSSVPMFWLGLIALFIFFATLGWAPGPGRLDTRSLPPPFVTGFFTIDALIAGDGAKLRDALAHLVLPALMLGWTVVGIVARLVRASLIEVLTQDYILVARAKGAGEVRVLAIHALRNALMPTLTILGFTFAYLITGAVLTETIFAWPGIGSYAVEAARTLDHPAIIGVTIVGGVAFLITNLVTDIAYAFADPRLRDRR, via the coding sequence ATGCTCAAGGTGGCATTGCAGCGACTGGCGATGATGCCGTTTCTCCTGCTCGGCATCATTACGGTCGCCTTTTTCCTGACGCAGGTGACCAAGGGCGATCCGCTCGCCGCGCTGATCGGCGAGCGGCAGATGAACAATCCCGTCGTGGTCGCGGCCGCCAAGGAGCGCTGGGGGCTCGATCGCCCCCTTGCCGAACGCTATCTCGTCTATGTCGGCAACCTCGCGCGCGGCGACATGGGGACATCCTTCCGCACGCGCCAGCCGGTCGCCTCCGACCTAGCGCAGCGATTGCCCGCGACGCTCGAACTGGTCATCGCCGCGGTTCTGGTCGGTGGGGGTGTCGGTACGGTTCTCGGCCTGGTGGCGGCCAAGATGAAGGACCGGGCCGCCGACACCGGCATCCGGATCTTCGCGCTTGTCGGTTCCTCGGTGCCGATGTTCTGGCTCGGGCTGATCGCGCTCTTCATCTTTTTCGCCACGCTCGGCTGGGCTCCCGGACCGGGGCGCCTCGACACCCGTTCGCTGCCGCCGCCCTTCGTGACCGGCTTCTTCACGATTGACGCGCTGATAGCGGGGGACGGCGCCAAATTGCGCGATGCGCTGGCCCATCTCGTGCTCCCCGCCTTGATGCTCGGCTGGACGGTGGTCGGGATCGTCGCCCGCCTCGTGCGCGCCAGCCTCATCGAGGTGCTGACGCAGGATTACATTCTGGTGGCCCGGGCCAAGGGGGCAGGCGAGGTGCGCGTGCTGGCGATCCATGCGCTGCGCAATGCCCTGATGCCGACCCTGACCATCCTCGGCTTCACCTTCGCCTATTTGATCACGGGCGCAGTCCTGACGGAGACGATCTTCGCCTGGCCGGGCATCGGTTCCTACGCGGTCGAGGCGGCGCGGACGCTCGACCATCCGGCGATCATCGGGGTCACCATCGTCGGCGGCGTGGCCTTCCTGATCACGAACCTCGTCACCGACATCGCCTATGCGTTCGCCGATCCGCGTTTGCGGGACCGCCGATGA